ATTAATACGGGTGGTTGCGCATGGAGTACTGTATGAATTGCCATTCCCCTGGCAGAATTAAGCGACGCTacagcgagagagagagagctgagaGGCCGTAACCCTAGCGTTCCCCACACCCTCGCCAAGCCCCGGAATTCCAGCCATGGGTGCACGCGTGGGTAGCTTGCTGTTCCATGCCTTCCATGCGAAAGCAACTGTTCATGTGGACTTTCTTTGGACGGGTAATTCTGGTTGGAGAGAAAGAACAAGAACCTATGGGATCACCATGGACTTGGAGCCTCGGAATTCAGGATGGAGCAGCTGGGCCGTGCCGCCGTGCCCGCGGCCGAGAGCGAGCGAGCCGTAGCTCTCGTCCGCCATGCGCCTCCCGGAGCGCGAGCATGTGTGAGCACGCACGGCGGCGCTCCCCGTATTGAATGGCGCAATGAATTTGCCATGCTGGTGCGAACAGCGCCGATCCAGCAGGCCTTGTCACCATCGATCCCATATTTTCGGCGTTCGGGAGCTGGAATTCTTGTTGGCCAGCCCGCCGCCTTCAATGCCTGCGGGTTTggtttttttttcccttccATCGGCCGGGGTCGTGCTCGTTCGATCGCAGGACGACGCGATGGGATGAGATGGCACTCGCGCGCTTCTGGTTTCCTTCCCGTCGTGCTCCACCTCCACTCATCCCCCTGGCTGCCCGGGTCCAGGCCCGTGCCAGGTGCTGCTGGCCCGTTGACATGGGACGCAACGGTGTTGCCTGCTTGACGCGCGCTGCTTGCTGCTGAATGGCACGTGCATGGCGACCAGGGTtcaccttttcgtttttttatCGAATCCCGCCAACTGCCGAAAACGAAATTTCGTCGAaattcgctaattccgaacggaaagagaattcaaattcaaaaaacgaaatttcggtgaattccgaccgaaatttcggcgatttcgaccgaaattcggtgatttCCGACCGGAAAATAATATCAGTTGTGATTTTTCTACTgttcccgaggtcaaatgaaaaacttttgaataccaactttgttcattttttcgagatctacaacttttgtttcagaaactttttcatttgagcaatggtttgaaagttatttaattatttcaaaaactaccaattaaaagtcttgtcatttcatgtgacaacttccattttctctcttaggcctcaactagacttttattattcttgttattgcgGATATGCCTATAAAATTTCAGAGATATTGGTTGATCtaattgaaagttgttttaaatccgggacaaacatgatttgaattggttatcaattcatgtgacagtgtttgaatttttttttggattcaatttgtatagagaattgTTAAAGCATTCTGAAAGTTGTGCTTTCCTACTTCGTTAACTCTCATGCCAACTCAAATTCTACCTCATTAAACTACAAATAACCTTGTTTTTCAACTAAAATgcaattttagcctagcaaatgatcttagatttgagtgtgttctagtcctatttgctcagaagaacacctagttttttatcatatttttttccgaattttttataaatatttttgaatttttaaatttcaaaacGAAAAATGGCGAAAAGTACCGAAATTTCACTTCCCGGCTACTACGGAAACAAAattttcggcgaaatttcgccgaaaaggTAAACCCTGATGGCGACTCGCACTGCCCCCCTAcagtactgctgctgctacggAGGAAGCTCGTGGTGAAAgtaaaaaaggaaaatataCATGGCCTGGGCctgggctgggtttgggctgAGCTCGAAGCGAGCCTGAAATACGTTCTCGGGTCCGGTCCAGCCAGGGCCCAAGGCCTTTGCTAGGTCAGAAGTATTAGAATTCAGAAAAAAATGGGATGGCAAAATAATTATTTTGGTTCCTCAACTTTGATCTAAAGGTCAACTTCATCCCTTAACTTTCAGATAGGCTAATATAGTCACTCAATTTTGATTTTTGGGTCAAATTCATCATTATGCTATATTATACTTTATAATAACATTAGATTTATGCAAAAAGTTCTCTTTACCCTTCTCATTCCCCTTCTAAATTACTCAAcaatttattattattaaaaaACATTTAACCAATGCAAGCATATTAGTGTCGTGGCATGAGTATCAGTGCATTTAGAAGCTAAATGTCACAAGTACTGTTTAATTTGTAACATAGAattttatttatccatgcatcgTATTTATTGCGGACGCATGAAGAGTAGCAATTAACGAGGGAAAAGAAGAAGGCAAGGGTAAACATGACTTTTTgtatttatataatattattATGGAGTATAATACCAGCATAAGGACAAATATGCCCTTAAAATAAAAGTTTAGGGATTATATTGACTAATTTAAAAGTTGAGAGATGAATTTGACCCTTACAACGAAATTGAGAGACCAAATTGATTATTTTACCAAATGGGACCGTCGTCTGCGGAAAGACACAGGTCACTCAGTAGTTCTCCAACAAGGGCATGGATCATGATGCTGCGCGGGAGTGGCGGCGCGATTTGCACGAGGAGTTGGACGAAAACGGAGTGCCAATGCATGCAAGCACGGGTTCCTGTCCGTCTGCCTAGGTAGCACGCAGTTTATTACGCGAAAGCGACGTTTATTCAGTCAGAGTTTTCAGAGCTCTGGAAGTAGAGCGGATTTTGTGCCGCCCGGCAGTACGAAACAGTGACAGTGTGATGGAccggccgtgtttagttccaaaatttctccatccaaacttcactatttacctatcacatcaaatcttttacctcatacataaagcattaaatgtaggtaaataaaaaaataattgcataattatGATGttcacgacgagacgaatcttttgaatcTAGTTggatcatggtaggacaataattaccacaaacaaacaaaaaatggtAAGTGTAGTAGTGCAGGATGTACCGCGCGGACGACGAGTCCTGCCATTGCATTTTCTCCGGGTGGTGAGCCAAGAGTACTAGATGCACGGACCCAGAACGCATCTCGTGGAAGCAACGCAATAGCCAACGAATGGAGGGGAGAATGGGAGTGAAGAAGAGAACTTACAATGGGGGTACTCttgttggagaggaaaggcagCAGTTCGGCCGGCTTGGATGGGATGGGCGCGAGCGGCCCATGACGCCGAGAAGGCGGAGGTCCGACCGCCGGAAGGAGGTGCCTGATCCGCCGTGGCCCGTAGCAGCGGAGGCCATGGACGGTGTACGCATCAGGTGCTCCGCATCCAGTTCCCAACCCCTCCCCGCGGCCGGATTTCTCGGCATCGGGGTCGCCGACGGCGAGGCGCTTAGCAACCGGCCCCTTGATGAGCAGCGCGATGAGCTGCTCCTCGAGGTACTGCTGCAGCACCTTCTCCGGAGGCGGCTGCAGTGGCGCGGAGGACTTGCGCCGGCACAGGATCAGCATCCTCGCCGGCAACGTGCTCACTCCAACCACATCAGTTTTTTACTAATTACTCACGAGAAATGGCAAATCACCCAAGAAGAAAGAGATGAAcaatttccttgcctgctcccaGGTCGGGTCCaagggccggcggcgagatcccCTTCCTCGTCCATGACGCTCAAGTGCGCAAGTGATGAACACCAGCACAGGAGCGCTTGGTGCAGATATTTCTCGGAACAAGCGTTAGGAAGCCCAGACCTTCTATCCTTTCTTATTTTAATCATATTGCGGGCCCTTATTTCGCTATTTGATATCACCgtatattttgaaaaaaaattcaaacctgCACGTTTTCCCGAATCTCGAAAGCGATCCGCTCCTTGCCGCCAAAGTCTGGCGGCCGTCCGTATACCCGGCGGAACGGCGCCCGTGGCTCATTTTAATTTCCCGAGGACGAGACAGTCAGGTCACCCTCTGCCTGACCGTGCTTCTCTTagggcccgtttagttcccaaaaattttcacccaaaaattttcacctcccctttaaatacatgtatgaagcactaaatgtaattaaataataaaaataattacacagtttggatgtacacgacgagacgaatcttttgagcctaattagggcatCAGTagacataagtgctacagtaacccacatgtgctaatgatgcggtcaaagacctcaaaagattcgtcttgcggtttccaagtgagttctgaaaattagttttttaattagtgttcgaaaagccctcccgacatctggtcaaacgctgatgtgacacccaaaaaattttgtttttgggaactaaacacccccttagtCGTGTTTACACATGACATGATTCTTCTGAAACATCAATGCATCATTGAAGCTGAGTTTTTTCTCCCCAGATCCAGAATAGAAGAACCAGGAAATCTCCGGCAGCTCCGCGCCACTATCTCGGGAGCCCGCCCCGCCGGCGTCTGGTCCTGTCGCTGACTTGCGTCGCCCGCGATCGCCTGAAAAGGGATGGGAAATGGCCCGATCAAAGCTTATGAAACGGGTAACCTACCTTACCTCAGCCCGCGATGCGACACAGGCACCTTTACCTTTTTCTGTGCTGATTGTGTCGCAtcgtaaaatggtggtaaaaaggTTACATCGGATACTATAGCATATTGTAgtcctttttatttatttgtagtAATTGTTGTTCTacatgatctaactaggctcaaaaaattcgtctcgtagtgtacatcaaaactatacaattagtttttttatttacctacgtTTAATGCCTCATGCATGAGGCAAAAAATTTAatgtgatagatgaatagtaaagtttggagaaagaaattttggaactaaacacacagcCGCAGAGATCTTGTCGACCTGCGAGGAGATTCACCGGTCGCCGTCGGATCCCtgcgcggaggcggagccggCCTGCGGCAGCGCCATTAACGCGGGCGCAGAACGTCCAGTGAGCGCTAAACCCTATCATGGAGTAATTAACCGAGGGCCAGGCCAGGCTGCATCGGCATGCCCTCCTCGCTGCAAGATGTTGGCGACGCTCGCCGGCAGGCAGGCCCGGGCCGGACCGGAGGCTGGGGAGGACGAGTCGTAGCTCAtcggccgcgccgcggcggccggttgGCTGCCCTCCCCGCGTGGCCGTGCCGATCTAGCTGGGGGAGTTAAGTGGCTCGCCTCGCATGGCTATTGGCCTGTGGATCACGGCTTACTAAATGCCTAATTGACTCTGAAGTGTACTGAGTAATGCGGTATCCAGCCGTGTCGAGTTCATCGGCCGGGACCAGCGTGCATGTACTACACTTCATTTCTTGTCTTGTTGCATGATCATTACTTGCAGATTGCGTTGGATGGGTCCAAACCAGCTAGCTTCCTGTCAGGGTAGCTGAAAGGCCTGGATAATGGTCTTTCTTtcgtttttttctttctccctcttctctctctGCCCTCCGAAGAGGCAGGtttaggggccgtttagttcccaaaaattttcacccaaaaattttcacctgcCCTTTGaatacatgtatgaagcactaaatgtaattaaataataaaactaattacacagtttggatgtacacggcgagacgaatcttttgagcctaattagggcatgattagccataagtgctacagtaacccacatgtgctaatgatgcggtcaaaggcctcaaaagattcgtcttgcggtttccaaatgagttctgaaattagttttttaattagtgttcgaaaaaccctcccgacatctggtcaaacactgATGTGACAcccaaatttttttaattttgggaactaaacgcccctTTAATCATGAGTTTTCAGCTGTCGCGCGGCGTCACTGTTTGGACATGCCATTACACTGCATGCAATGCAATGGCAGTGTGGCTGTTTTAAAGGCCCTGCATGTTATTTAAAGCTGGCTCCATTTTGAACAACCCCAAGCTTTGGCAGAGCTCGGCTGCATGCAGCAcgattaaaaaaagaaagaaagaaaaaaagaaagaaggatgAAGGGGAAAAAAACACAAAAGACCCAAGCATCGTAAATAAATCAACTAGTCAAGCATGTCGTGTGCCGCTGTCTGGTATCTACTACTGTACTCGTGTGGCATGGGCTAGGGAAATTATCCTCGTTCCTCAGGAAGACCTTTTTGTCGCTGTCGTTTCAAGACATACTACATGTCATTGACGTGCGTGCCAACAACAACACCCAACAACCTACAACCACCAGCGAAGTTTATGATAACAGCAAGCAATTAGTACAGAAGAATGAACAATGGAACACAAGGTGCAAGCTGAGATCCAGCCGGCATATATATACATGAACCAATCGACTGTAACCGCCAAAAAATTAGGTGAAATCACACTTGAAACAGGCAGAGCAGCTCCATAGATTCCAGGGTAGTTATGCGAACTAATGCGCGATTTGAGGCATTTATGACCTCTGTGTGATGGCTCCAGTGTTGTTAATTTAAGCCACGCATTACATACAGCTAGCCCCTGCGAGGTCTCAGTCATCATGCTCCAGAGAAATGAGGGCCAGGGGTGAGGCCACCTACAACGGTGCCCTCTATACGTCCCCCACCCCGCGTAAGGGGTGTTTGAGGGGAAATCCAATGCAACGGTTCCCCTCAAAACTCCTCCTATATTAGTGGGGAGTTGAAATTCCCCAACGTATAGGGTGAGTTCTCCCTTTCCATATATCTCTAATCATACCATTTCTTTGcgatattaatctcgtttgagccCCCATAACATGAtaataatgcgtattatgatagtataaatactgtatgatttttaaaaaaataaaaatgataaataaatagttggttaatgagtgatagtatatagggggaatagatatggggggaatggtcGGAGAGAAGAAATTATAGGGGGAAGAATCTTTTGGAAGgagatagtaaaatatagtaggAGGAGTTAAAAAGAGAGAATGGTTGGAGATAGTCTCTTGCTGATATCCAGTACGGACCACAAAATAAATTGTGGAGTCACATTCGCCGTTACTGGCAGAGCAGCTCTCCATTATATTGAGGTTTTGTTTAGATGAAAAACTTTTAGATGTAAAACACTGTactactttcgtttgtatttggtaattattgtcccatcatagattaattaggctcaaaaaatttgtCTCACAAATTACAgataaactatgtaattagttattttgtttagctacatttaatacttcatgcatacattgaaaaattcgatgtgacggagaatcttgtaaagttttggaattttgaagcgAACTAGGGCCTGATTGATGCTGCTGCGACATGTTTTAAGTTTAGTCAATGATCCGATTTTTAATATGAGATGACTAGATGTCCTGAAACATGTCGGGGGTTTCCATAAAATCTAACCAAACTGAAcaaggaaaaggaaaatgaaCTTATCCCATGCCCCCACTGAAATGAGTGCATGAAAGACTTATGATGATAGTAACGTCCCTggagcttttcaaaaaaaaaaagagatagcaaAGTCCCTGGCTTTTGACCATTAATGCAACTAACAACGTGTTTGCAGTAACTTATATCGTTGATAGTGACCTTTTTTTCAATGGGATAAAGGCTCTTGATGGGAAATAATCTGTTCGGGCAAgaatcttctttatttttcttcctCGTCCTATGTCCTTCAATCCCGCagagtgtttttttttcctttt
This window of the Panicum virgatum strain AP13 chromosome 1K, P.virgatum_v5, whole genome shotgun sequence genome carries:
- the LOC120643451 gene encoding uncharacterized protein LOC120643451 isoform X2; the encoded protein is MLILCRRKSSAPLQPPPEKVLQQYLEEQLIALLIKGPVAKRLAVGDPDAEKSGRGEGLGTGCGAPDAYTVHGLRCYGPRRIRHLLPAVGPPPSRRHGPLAPIPSKPAELLPFLSNKSTPIYSWLTTRRKCNGRTRRPRGTSCTTTLTIFCLFVVIIVLP
- the LOC120643451 gene encoding uncharacterized protein LOC120643451 isoform X1 is translated as MLILCRRKSSAPLQPPPEKVLQQYLEEQLIALLIKGPVAKRLAVGDPDAEKSGRGEGLGTGCGAPDAYTVHGLRCYGPRRIRHLLPAVGPPPSRRHGPLAPIPSKPAELLPFLSNKSTPIDSSSARYILHYYTYHFLFVCGNYCPTMIQLDSKDSSRREHHNYAIIFLFTYI